One window from the genome of Streptococcus salivarius encodes:
- a CDS encoding HD domain-containing protein: MKRPEDDKEFMEVVGHLISHPRFQKLDGIVQHHHSTRLEHSVNVSYTSYKIAKKFGWDAKSTARGGLLHDFFYYDWRVTKFNKSHAWVHPRIAVRNARKLVNLNKKEEDIILKHMWGATIAPPKYKESYIVTMVDKYWAVKEAATPLRNRIKNRKFFRRKTLQSHHQ, encoded by the coding sequence ATGAAACGACCAGAAGATGATAAAGAATTCATGGAAGTTGTGGGACATTTGATTTCTCATCCACGTTTTCAAAAATTGGATGGGATTGTACAACACCATCATTCGACACGTTTAGAACACTCGGTTAATGTTAGTTACACCAGCTATAAGATTGCTAAAAAATTTGGCTGGGATGCCAAGAGCACAGCTCGAGGTGGTCTCTTACATGACTTTTTCTATTATGATTGGCGAGTGACTAAATTTAACAAGAGTCATGCTTGGGTACACCCACGTATTGCTGTTCGTAATGCCAGAAAGCTTGTTAATCTGAATAAAAAAGAAGAGGATATTATCCTCAAGCATATGTGGGGAGCAACGATTGCGCCGCCGAAGTATAAGGAATCTTATATTGTTACTATGGTTGATAAGTATTGGGCGGTTAAAGAAGCAGCGACACCTTTACGAAACCGAATCAAAAATCGTAAGTTTTTCCGTCGCAAGACTCTACAAAGCCACCACCAATAA
- a CDS encoding Bax inhibitor-1/YccA family protein, translated as MESNAIYTTSDAGLNRFFGKIYGLVGMGVGLSAVISYLMLFPLSHLFVNILMNYSWVYMAALFLEFGLVFLASGAARRNTPAALPLFLVYSALNGFTLSFIIVQYTQAIVFQAFLSTAIVFFIMALIGVTIKRDLSGMAKFLMAALIGIIVASLINIFFASSMMSFVISIVSILIFSGLIAYDNQMIKKVYYGTNGQVTDGWAVSMALSLYLDFINLFLNILRLFARRN; from the coding sequence ATGGAATCAAATGCAATTTATACAACTAGTGATGCGGGCTTGAACCGCTTTTTCGGAAAGATTTATGGTCTTGTCGGTATGGGAGTGGGACTTTCAGCAGTCATCTCTTATCTGATGCTCTTCCCTCTTTCGCATCTTTTTGTCAACATTCTCATGAATTATTCTTGGGTTTACATGGCGGCACTCTTTTTAGAGTTTGGTTTGGTCTTTTTGGCTAGCGGTGCTGCAAGAAGGAATACACCTGCGGCTCTACCTTTATTTTTGGTTTATTCTGCTCTGAATGGATTTACACTTAGCTTTATCATCGTACAATATACGCAAGCCATTGTTTTCCAAGCTTTCCTTAGCACTGCCATTGTTTTCTTTATCATGGCACTTATCGGAGTTACCATTAAGCGAGATCTATCAGGCATGGCCAAGTTCCTTATGGCAGCCTTGATTGGGATTATTGTGGCTAGCTTGATTAATATTTTCTTTGCAAGTAGCATGATGAGTTTTGTGATTAGTATTGTATCAATTCTTATTTTCTCAGGTTTAATTGCCTACGATAACCAGATGATTAAGAAGGTATATTATGGTACCAATGGTCAGGTCACAGATGGATGGGCAGTTTCTATGGCACTTAGTCTTTACTTGGATTTCATTAACTTATTCTTGAATATCTTGCGACTCTTTGCTAGACGTAATTAG
- a CDS encoding acylphosphatase, with product MQKVRLLVSGRVQGVGFRYSTYALALDIGDIYGRVWNNDDGTVEILAQSDNPAKLAKFIQEVRKGPSKWSKVTYVDVTMANFSNYSDFRMAN from the coding sequence ATGCAAAAAGTAAGATTATTAGTCTCAGGAAGAGTCCAAGGTGTTGGTTTTCGTTATTCAACCTATGCTCTGGCACTAGATATAGGAGATATATACGGTCGAGTTTGGAATAATGACGACGGAACTGTTGAAATCCTAGCTCAGTCAGATAATCCTGCTAAGTTAGCTAAATTTATTCAAGAAGTTCGAAAAGGACCTTCAAAATGGTCTAAAGTAACCTATGTCGATGTGACCATGGCAAACTTCTCAAATTACAGCGATTTTCGGATGGCTAATTAA
- the yidC gene encoding membrane protein insertase YidC, protein MNKNQKRLALMGLAASMLLFLSGCVSLDKSGNPTGWVWNLLGRPMSHVITYFADNLGLGFGLGIIFVTIIVRLIILPLGLHQSRSAAYQSAKREYLAPILEPINERLRNAETQEEKMAAQSELMQAQRENGLSLMGGVGCLPLLIQFPFFSALYYAARYTPGVLQDNFLWFNLGHRDFPLIIIIAALYYFQSWLSIQQVPEEQRKQMAATMYSMPIMMIFFGISSPAAVILYWFVGGIFSIIQQLITNYIIKPRLKEKVAEEFKKNPPKAPRTTPIKRKDVTPKNTQAIASKPKKNRNAGKQNRK, encoded by the coding sequence GTGAATAAAAATCAAAAACGTCTAGCCCTGATGGGGCTTGCTGCCAGCATGCTACTCTTCCTATCAGGATGTGTAAGCCTTGATAAGTCTGGTAATCCTACTGGTTGGGTCTGGAACCTCCTTGGTCGCCCTATGAGCCACGTCATCACCTACTTCGCAGATAATCTTGGTCTTGGCTTTGGTCTTGGTATTATCTTTGTTACTATCATTGTTCGTTTGATTATCTTGCCACTTGGTCTTCACCAATCTCGTAGCGCAGCCTACCAATCAGCAAAACGTGAGTACCTTGCGCCTATCTTGGAACCAATCAACGAACGTTTGCGTAACGCTGAAACACAAGAAGAAAAAATGGCTGCCCAGTCTGAACTCATGCAAGCTCAGCGTGAAAACGGTCTAAGCTTGATGGGTGGTGTCGGCTGTCTTCCTCTATTGATTCAGTTCCCATTCTTCTCAGCACTCTACTACGCAGCACGTTACACTCCTGGTGTACTCCAAGATAACTTCCTCTGGTTTAACCTTGGTCACCGTGACTTCCCATTGATTATCATCATCGCAGCTCTTTACTACTTCCAATCTTGGTTGTCTATTCAACAAGTTCCTGAAGAGCAACGTAAACAAATGGCAGCGACGATGTACAGTATGCCAATCATGATGATTTTCTTTGGTATTAGCTCACCTGCAGCCGTAATCCTCTACTGGTTCGTTGGTGGTATCTTCTCTATTATCCAACAGTTGATTACCAACTACATCATCAAACCTCGCTTGAAAGAAAAAGTTGCTGAAGAGTTCAAAAAGAACCCTCCAAAAGCACCTCGTACAACACCAATCAAGCGTAAAGATGTGACACCAAAAAATACTCAAGCAATTGCAAGTAAACCAAAGAAAAACCGTAACGCCGGTAAGCAAAATCGTAAATAA
- a CDS encoding TrmH family RNA methyltransferase, whose product MEIIQSKQNASIKSARKLLQRKHRKTSYLLEGWHLFEEAKASGAEILQVFVLEEMADRVANISKVKLVSPEVLKELCETQTPQGIVAEVAKQSQALPKSLSGKYLLLEDVQDPGNVGTMIRTADAAGYDGVFLSDKSADIYNQKTLRSMQGSHFHLPIYRGPILDMVEACRKQGIPVLATTLSDVSVDYKAVKTDGNFALVMGNEGQGISQEMAESADQLVHISMPGQAESLNVAVAAGILMFSL is encoded by the coding sequence ATGGAAATCATTCAATCAAAGCAAAATGCTAGCATTAAGTCTGCTAGAAAATTATTGCAGCGCAAGCACCGTAAAACTAGCTATCTTTTAGAAGGATGGCATCTTTTTGAGGAAGCAAAGGCAAGTGGTGCCGAGATTCTTCAAGTTTTCGTACTTGAGGAAATGGCTGATCGTGTGGCTAATATATCTAAGGTTAAGTTGGTTAGTCCAGAGGTGCTTAAGGAACTCTGTGAAACTCAGACACCTCAAGGGATTGTGGCAGAAGTTGCTAAACAATCTCAAGCCTTGCCAAAGTCTCTCTCAGGGAAGTATCTTCTCTTGGAGGATGTTCAGGACCCTGGTAATGTAGGAACAATGATTCGAACAGCAGATGCCGCAGGTTATGACGGAGTCTTTTTGTCGGATAAATCAGCTGATATTTATAATCAGAAGACCTTGCGTTCTATGCAGGGAAGTCATTTCCACCTTCCAATCTATCGTGGACCAATTCTTGACATGGTTGAGGCTTGCAGAAAACAAGGTATCCCCGTCTTAGCAACGACTCTTTCCGATGTTTCCGTTGACTATAAAGCAGTTAAGACAGATGGCAATTTTGCCCTAGTGATGGGAAATGAGGGTCAGGGAATTAGTCAGGAAATGGCTGAGTCTGCTGATCAACTCGTACATATTAGCATGCCAGGTCAGGCGGAGAGTCTGAATGTTGCTGTTGCAGCAGGAATTCTCATGTTTAGTCTCTAG
- the greA gene encoding transcription elongation factor GreA has product MAEKTYVMTQAEKEQLEAELEEYKLVRRPEVVERIKIARSYGDLSENSEYEAAKDEQAFVEGQIQILETKIRYAEIVDSDAVANDEVAIGKTVVVQEVGTNDKDTYHIVGAAGADIFSGKISNESPIAQALIGKKVGDKVAIESPAGSYSVEILSVEKTA; this is encoded by the coding sequence ATGGCAGAAAAAACATATGTAATGACACAAGCGGAGAAAGAACAACTTGAAGCGGAATTGGAGGAGTACAAACTCGTCCGTCGTCCAGAAGTTGTAGAACGTATTAAGATTGCTCGTTCTTATGGTGACCTCTCAGAAAACTCTGAGTATGAAGCAGCCAAAGACGAACAAGCCTTTGTTGAAGGACAAATTCAGATTCTTGAAACAAAAATTCGTTATGCAGAAATCGTTGATAGTGATGCTGTTGCTAATGACGAGGTTGCAATTGGTAAAACTGTTGTTGTTCAAGAAGTTGGTACAAACGACAAAGATACTTACCATATCGTTGGTGCAGCCGGTGCTGATATCTTCTCAGGTAAGATTTCAAATGAAAGTCCGATTGCTCAAGCCTTGATTGGTAAGAAAGTTGGCGACAAAGTCGCTATCGAATCACCAGCAGGTAGCTACTCTGTGGAAATCCTTAGTGTAGAAAAAACAGCCTAA